A single genomic interval of Chitinophaga sp. 180180018-3 harbors:
- a CDS encoding von Willebrand factor type A domain-containing protein: MKKYLFFLLLGCLTAFTALARQKRTITGTVVNYANNQPISGVQVNEKGTKNTVTTDKSGRFAITTRPGQVVLAATYSGYKPEELIIGPEQSTVTIHMNILEQLKIPRGRYIMRKPLKGEPVVSPSVSSRNMAAPIADYAATPQLEGKMAGVSGNLAGCFVPAPAPGIPNTEDYSPINENTFHQATNQPLSTFSIDVDRASYSNVRRFLNNGEMPVPDAVRVEEMINYFDYQYKAPTGKDPVAIYTDMAVCPWNTAHQLVRIALKSKQVDTRELPPSNLVFLLDVSGSMDEENKLPLVKKAFKALTGQLRPQDKVAIVVYAGASGVVLPATNGGDKKKILAALDQLQAGGSTAGGEGIKLAYQIASELKSPNSNTRVILATDGDFNVGVSSDGELTRLIEKERTKGISLSVLGFGMGNYKDNKLELLADKGNGNYAYIDNFEEARRTFVTEFGGTLFTVAKDVKLQVEFNPQFVQAYRLVGYENRVLRNEDFNNDQKDAGDMGVGHTVTALYEVVPTGTKGENVNWVDPLKYQQGKIIGNKNEVLTVKLRYKQPDASQSQLMEKVLPYNNHEIDEAPEDFRMAAAVAAFGQLLRHSEFKGNATYDQVLNWAGKARGNDPEGYRAEFIQLVKKAKLLDKDGE, encoded by the coding sequence GCACTGGCCCGGCAAAAAAGAACAATAACCGGCACTGTGGTGAACTACGCTAATAATCAGCCCATCAGCGGTGTTCAGGTCAATGAAAAAGGCACTAAAAATACCGTAACTACTGATAAAAGCGGCAGATTCGCTATTACTACCAGACCCGGACAAGTGGTATTAGCAGCTACCTATTCCGGATATAAGCCGGAAGAACTCATTATAGGTCCGGAACAATCTACCGTTACTATACATATGAATATACTGGAACAACTCAAGATTCCCCGCGGCCGCTATATCATGCGCAAACCATTGAAAGGGGAACCCGTTGTTTCACCATCCGTGAGTAGCCGAAACATGGCTGCTCCCATTGCCGACTATGCGGCCACCCCACAACTGGAAGGCAAGATGGCAGGGGTTTCCGGCAACCTCGCGGGTTGTTTTGTACCCGCTCCTGCGCCGGGAATACCCAATACGGAAGATTACAGCCCCATCAATGAAAATACTTTCCACCAGGCAACCAACCAGCCGTTAAGTACGTTCAGTATTGATGTAGACAGAGCGTCCTACAGCAACGTGCGCCGGTTCCTGAACAATGGTGAGATGCCCGTACCTGATGCAGTAAGAGTAGAAGAAATGATTAATTATTTTGATTACCAATATAAAGCACCCACCGGAAAAGATCCTGTGGCCATCTATACCGATATGGCGGTATGCCCCTGGAATACAGCCCATCAGCTGGTACGTATTGCACTGAAAAGCAAACAGGTGGATACCCGCGAGCTGCCTCCGTCTAACCTGGTATTCCTGCTGGATGTATCAGGGTCAATGGATGAAGAAAATAAACTTCCGTTAGTGAAAAAGGCATTCAAAGCACTGACCGGGCAATTGCGGCCGCAGGATAAAGTAGCCATTGTTGTATATGCCGGCGCTTCCGGGGTAGTATTGCCGGCAACCAATGGCGGCGATAAGAAGAAAATTCTGGCTGCGTTGGATCAACTCCAGGCTGGTGGCTCTACTGCTGGCGGAGAAGGCATTAAACTGGCTTATCAGATTGCCAGCGAACTCAAATCCCCCAACAGCAATACCCGGGTCATCCTCGCTACAGACGGGGATTTCAATGTGGGTGTATCCAGCGACGGTGAGTTAACCAGGCTTATCGAAAAAGAACGAACGAAAGGTATTTCGCTTTCCGTATTAGGCTTCGGTATGGGCAATTACAAAGATAATAAGCTGGAATTACTGGCCGATAAAGGCAATGGCAATTATGCCTACATCGATAATTTCGAAGAAGCCCGCAGAACCTTCGTAACCGAATTCGGCGGTACGTTATTCACCGTAGCAAAGGATGTTAAATTACAGGTGGAATTCAACCCTCAATTCGTACAGGCATACCGGTTAGTAGGCTATGAAAACAGGGTATTGAGGAATGAAGACTTCAACAACGATCAAAAGGATGCAGGTGATATGGGTGTAGGACACACCGTGACCGCATTATATGAAGTTGTTCCTACCGGTACCAAAGGAGAAAATGTGAACTGGGTAGATCCATTGAAATATCAGCAGGGAAAGATCATAGGCAACAAGAATGAAGTACTGACTGTAAAGCTGCGCTACAAACAGCCGGATGCCAGCCAGAGCCAATTAATGGAAAAGGTGCTGCCCTACAATAATCACGAAATTGATGAAGCACCGGAAGATTTCAGGATGGCAGCAGCTGTAGCTGCATTCGGACAATTGCTGCGCCACTCTGAATTCAAGGGCAATGCTACCTACGACCAGGTACTGAACTGGGCAGGAAAGGCCAGAGGCAATGATCCGGAAGGATACCGGGCTGAATTCATACAGCTGGTTAAAAAGGCTAAGCTGCTTGATAAAGACGGGGAGTAG
- the upp gene encoding uracil phosphoribosyltransferase encodes MIINLSETNSLVGEWLSEIRNVDVQQDRMRFRRNMERLGEVAAYEISKTLEYEEKEVTTPMGIATCSVLKAQPVLATILRAGLALHQGLLHYFDKADHAFVSAYRKHNHDGSFDISLEYVSTPSIDGQVLILSDPMLATGASLVKTIEHLEEIGKPSHIHLVVAIACTVGIEYVLRNTKSTLTIWAGDIDDELTAKGYIVPGLGDAGDLAFGNKLQQ; translated from the coding sequence ATGATTATCAATTTAAGTGAAACAAATTCGTTGGTAGGTGAATGGTTAAGCGAGATCAGGAATGTAGATGTTCAGCAGGACCGTATGCGCTTCCGGCGCAATATGGAGCGGTTGGGTGAAGTAGCAGCATACGAGATCAGTAAAACACTCGAGTATGAGGAAAAGGAAGTGACAACTCCTATGGGTATCGCTACCTGTAGTGTACTCAAAGCGCAACCGGTGCTGGCAACCATACTCAGAGCAGGACTGGCACTGCATCAGGGCTTGCTTCACTATTTCGACAAAGCCGACCACGCATTCGTTTCCGCATACCGCAAGCATAATCATGATGGCTCTTTCGATATCAGCCTTGAGTATGTAAGCACTCCTTCTATCGACGGGCAGGTACTCATCCTTTCTGATCCCATGCTCGCCACAGGTGCGTCGCTGGTTAAAACCATCGAACACCTGGAAGAAATAGGCAAACCCAGCCATATTCACCTGGTGGTGGCTATTGCCTGCACAGTGGGTATTGAATATGTGCTGCGCAATACCAAATCCACCCTCACTATCTGGGCAGGGGATATTGATGATGAGCTGACCGCGAAAGGCTATATTGTACCTGGATTAGGAGATGCCGGAGATCTGGCCTTCGGAAATAAATTACAACAATAA
- a CDS encoding PorP/SprF family type IX secretion system membrane protein, producing MKKALLFLTILLYFNSVRAQDPHFSQFFASPLTLNPAFTGLFSGDYRLSGNYRSQWRSISTPFVTGTAAVDFGILKNVISYTDIWGVGLMAMYDRTGGGALTSTYLSFSTAYHKGLDPEGNHTLAIGLQGTLVQKRLDNTKLQFENQIDNNGFNPSIPSNETLVNPKISYFDPNVGILYNGLIGEASNIYLGASYYHITQPTESFMDRTQNRLSYRWTLHGGGSVPVNGKDRFHASILYMKQSTATEFTFGGAYGFALTDDNDQPTTFYLGSWYRAKDAVIPYVGLEIKGFQVGLTYDTNVSSLKAASNYRGGLELSLIYIHTRNQNNKYKTLCPRF from the coding sequence ATGAAAAAAGCTTTACTATTCTTGACCATATTGCTTTATTTTAATTCTGTGCGGGCGCAGGATCCGCACTTTTCTCAGTTTTTTGCTTCACCACTTACCCTTAACCCGGCTTTTACAGGTTTATTTTCAGGAGATTATCGTTTATCAGGTAACTACCGCTCTCAGTGGCGTAGTATATCCACTCCTTTTGTTACCGGTACTGCAGCAGTAGATTTTGGTATTTTGAAAAATGTCATTTCATATACAGACATCTGGGGAGTAGGTTTGATGGCGATGTACGACAGAACGGGCGGTGGTGCGCTGACCTCCACATACCTGTCGTTCAGTACGGCGTATCACAAAGGCCTTGATCCGGAGGGTAATCACACACTGGCTATAGGTTTGCAGGGCACGCTGGTACAAAAGCGGCTGGACAATACCAAATTGCAGTTTGAAAACCAGATAGATAACAATGGTTTCAACCCTTCGATACCCAGCAACGAAACACTGGTGAATCCTAAGATTTCCTACTTCGATCCTAACGTGGGGATTCTGTATAATGGTCTGATTGGCGAAGCATCCAATATCTACCTGGGGGCTTCTTATTATCATATTACTCAGCCTACAGAATCTTTTATGGATCGCACCCAGAACCGTCTGAGTTACCGCTGGACGCTGCATGGCGGAGGCTCCGTGCCGGTAAACGGGAAAGACCGTTTCCATGCGAGTATCCTGTACATGAAGCAAAGCACCGCTACAGAATTCACATTTGGAGGCGCTTATGGCTTCGCACTGACCGACGACAACGACCAACCGACCACCTTCTATCTTGGTAGCTGGTATCGCGCCAAAGATGCCGTTATACCGTATGTTGGGCTGGAAATAAAAGGATTCCAGGTGGGGCTGACTTATGATACCAACGTATCCAGTCTTAAAGCAGCATCCAACTACAGGGGAGGTTTGGAACTTTCCCTCATCTATATTCACACCCGGAACCAGAACAATAAATACAAAACGCTCTGTCCCCGTTTCTAG
- a CDS encoding EI24 domain-containing protein: protein MFSFREVLSAVQSYGKAHHFILQHKLWKWILIPGIIYCLLFFTGFYFVWGYSGDFVEYLTKLLHITEWVQDLESSWLSFLFILVAFSVRIVFVYWYFSYFKYLFLIVASPVFSYLSEKTEAILEHKDFPFSWAQLGQDIVRGIKMSCRNIVYQTAAILILLLVSFIPIVGWLTPMVGFFIESYFYGFSMMDYSCERHRLNMSQSIAFIRQHRGMALGNGMVFYIFMMIPVIGWMLAPSYAVIAATIDLQNKRLK from the coding sequence TTGTTTTCATTCAGAGAAGTACTGTCGGCTGTCCAGTCTTACGGGAAAGCCCATCACTTTATATTGCAACACAAGCTGTGGAAGTGGATCCTGATTCCGGGCATCATTTACTGCCTGTTATTTTTTACCGGATTTTATTTTGTTTGGGGTTATTCCGGCGACTTCGTGGAATACCTGACTAAGCTGTTACATATTACCGAATGGGTACAGGATCTTGAAAGCAGCTGGTTGAGTTTTTTATTTATACTGGTGGCTTTCTCCGTCCGCATTGTATTTGTGTACTGGTATTTCTCCTATTTTAAATACCTGTTTCTGATAGTTGCCTCTCCGGTTTTTTCCTATTTGTCGGAAAAAACGGAGGCTATTCTCGAACACAAGGATTTCCCTTTCAGCTGGGCACAGCTGGGTCAGGATATAGTGCGGGGGATTAAGATGTCGTGCCGCAATATTGTGTACCAGACTGCCGCTATCCTGATATTGCTGCTTGTGTCCTTTATTCCCATTGTTGGATGGCTGACACCAATGGTAGGCTTTTTTATAGAATCCTATTTCTATGGTTTTTCGATGATGGATTATAGCTGTGAGCGTCACCGGCTGAACATGTCACAGAGTATTGCTTTCATCCGCCAGCACAGAGGAATGGCATTGGGCAATGGAATGGTCTTTTATATATTTATGATGATTCCTGTGATAGGCTGGATGCTGGCGCCTTCTTATGCCGTAATTGCAGCTACAATTGACTTACAAAACAAAAGACTGAAATAA
- a CDS encoding SAM-dependent methyltransferase, with product MNTPGKVFLIPTVLSPDALFSIPAYVTAIVQQLSVFYVENERTARRYLKALDRSINIDALQLLLMNENQPPDLTLAKQLLLEGKDIGIMSEAGCPAIADPGHLIVKLAHSIDARVIPMIGPNSVLLALMASGMNGQNFQFVGYLPVKPPERIKMIRELEQVSERKRQTQLFIETPYRNNQLLKDILDNCKDHTQLCIAADITDPAEFIKTKTVKEWKKALPELHKRPAIFLIYAG from the coding sequence ATGAATACTCCCGGCAAAGTGTTTCTGATCCCGACGGTATTGAGCCCAGATGCGCTATTCAGTATTCCTGCCTATGTAACTGCCATCGTTCAGCAGTTATCTGTTTTTTATGTAGAAAATGAACGGACCGCCCGCCGCTATTTAAAGGCGCTCGACAGAAGTATCAATATAGATGCGCTTCAGTTGTTGCTGATGAATGAAAATCAGCCACCCGACCTTACTTTGGCCAAACAACTATTACTGGAAGGAAAAGATATCGGTATCATGAGTGAAGCAGGATGCCCTGCTATCGCTGATCCTGGCCACCTGATCGTAAAGCTGGCACATAGCATTGATGCCCGGGTGATACCCATGATTGGTCCCAACTCAGTACTCCTGGCGCTAATGGCCTCCGGTATGAACGGCCAGAACTTCCAGTTTGTAGGATACCTGCCTGTTAAACCACCGGAAAGAATAAAGATGATCAGAGAACTGGAACAGGTTTCAGAAAGAAAACGGCAAACCCAGCTGTTCATTGAAACGCCTTACCGCAACAACCAGCTTCTGAAAGACATACTGGATAACTGTAAAGACCATACGCAATTGTGTATTGCCGCAGACATTACCGATCCTGCCGAATTCATTAAAACCAAAACGGTCAAAGAATGGAAGAAGGCACTGCCGGAGCTGCATAAGAGGCCAGCGATTTTTTTGATCTATGCAGGATGA
- a CDS encoding M20/M25/M40 family metallo-hydrolase, with protein sequence MKKYLVPILVACSLPTILVAQNRDSVTLRKLADEVLTHSTAYENLRTLTKKIGGRLAGSPQMPKAEQWGVKALKAAGADTVYLQECMVPHWVRGAREEARIISARRDFVPPLNVLALGNSVGSGPEGITAPVLEVSSFDDLEAKKDQVKGKIVFYNYPFNPTFVKTFHSYRDAVQYRGSGASRAARYGAVAVIVRSMTHGANNFPHTGAMKYDSAWPKIPAVAIGLEDADRLSQRVKGDASAKVFLRTNCMMLKDTIGHNVVAELRGSRYPDQYITVGGHLDSWDVAEGAHDDGTGCVQSIEVLRAFKALGMQPERTLRVVLFANEENGGRGGAKYAAEAQARGEKHIFALESDGGGFTPRGFSTSMDADKKAKMISWKPLFEPYGIYDFEEEGGGVDVGFLHEKLGVPMAELSPDSQRYFDLHHAANDLFEAVNKRELELGAFGMAALLYLVDRNF encoded by the coding sequence ATGAAAAAATATTTAGTGCCAATTTTAGTGGCCTGTTCGCTGCCAACCATACTGGTGGCCCAGAACAGGGATTCTGTTACACTAAGAAAACTGGCTGATGAAGTATTGACCCATAGTACCGCTTATGAGAACCTGCGGACACTCACCAAGAAAATCGGCGGCCGGCTGGCCGGCTCCCCTCAGATGCCAAAAGCTGAACAATGGGGCGTAAAGGCCCTGAAAGCTGCCGGAGCAGATACGGTGTACCTGCAGGAATGTATGGTGCCGCATTGGGTAAGAGGGGCGCGGGAAGAAGCCAGGATTATCTCTGCCCGCCGGGATTTCGTACCACCACTGAATGTACTGGCATTAGGAAACTCAGTAGGCAGTGGCCCGGAAGGGATAACTGCACCGGTACTGGAAGTAAGTTCATTCGATGACCTGGAAGCAAAGAAAGACCAGGTAAAGGGAAAGATCGTTTTTTATAACTATCCGTTCAATCCAACCTTCGTTAAAACATTTCACTCCTACAGAGATGCTGTACAATATCGCGGCAGTGGCGCAAGCCGTGCTGCGAGGTATGGTGCGGTGGCGGTAATTGTTCGTTCCATGACGCATGGCGCCAATAATTTTCCTCATACCGGCGCTATGAAATACGACAGTGCATGGCCTAAGATACCGGCAGTGGCTATTGGTCTGGAAGATGCCGACCGCCTGAGTCAGCGCGTGAAAGGCGATGCCAGTGCAAAAGTATTCCTGCGTACTAATTGTATGATGCTGAAAGACACCATTGGGCATAATGTTGTCGCAGAGCTGAGGGGTAGCAGGTATCCGGATCAATATATCACAGTTGGTGGTCACCTCGATTCGTGGGATGTGGCAGAAGGTGCACACGATGATGGTACCGGTTGTGTACAGTCGATCGAAGTACTGCGTGCATTCAAAGCACTGGGCATGCAGCCGGAACGAACGCTCCGGGTAGTCTTATTTGCCAACGAAGAGAATGGCGGCAGGGGCGGCGCCAAATATGCAGCCGAAGCCCAGGCCCGTGGCGAAAAACACATTTTTGCACTTGAAAGCGATGGCGGTGGCTTTACTCCCCGCGGATTCTCTACTTCCATGGATGCTGACAAAAAGGCAAAGATGATTAGCTGGAAACCCTTGTTTGAACCCTATGGGATATACGATTTTGAAGAAGAAGGAGGCGGAGTGGATGTAGGTTTCCTTCATGAAAAGCTGGGCGTGCCCATGGCGGAACTTTCCCCTGATTCGCAGCGTTATTTCGATCTGCATCATGCTGCCAATGACCTGTTTGAAGCGGTAAATAAAAGAGAACTGGAACTGGGTGCTTTTGGTATGGCAGCTTTGCTTTATCTTGTAGATCGGAATTTCTGA